In Nocardioides conyzicola, one genomic interval encodes:
- a CDS encoding GNAT family N-acetyltransferase, with the protein MTALEIDPLDPFDPVAYDAFYDVYLAAERAAGDVGAPWMREEVRVDLQEPVTRRWIGAFVGRVGGRAVAVGQLSTPLLDNLGSASVAVHVAPDSRRRGHGSALLARLEAEAAVRGRHLLNAEAAWAYDSGPSGAGEPGPEFARAHGFALGLGDVKRRLELPVAAGLLDQVAAEVAPHHAAYELRSWVGPVPDELVTGWATLDASLVTEAPTGELLREPEAVDPAVVREGEAMLARQGRTKFNSVALDADGEVVAYSDLVTTVHEPGRAYQWGTLVRSDARGHRLGLAVKVANLRQLQERRPDIRELITYNAEVNAHMIGVNERLGFIPVARLGEFQKRT; encoded by the coding sequence ATGACCGCGCTGGAGATCGACCCGCTCGACCCCTTCGACCCCGTCGCGTACGACGCGTTCTACGACGTCTATCTCGCGGCAGAGCGCGCTGCCGGTGACGTCGGGGCGCCCTGGATGCGCGAGGAGGTGCGCGTCGACCTCCAGGAGCCCGTGACCCGGCGGTGGATCGGTGCCTTCGTCGGCCGGGTCGGTGGCCGCGCCGTCGCGGTCGGACAGCTCTCGACGCCGCTTCTCGACAACCTGGGCAGCGCCTCCGTCGCCGTCCACGTCGCGCCGGACTCCCGACGGCGGGGCCACGGCTCGGCCCTCCTCGCACGTCTCGAGGCCGAGGCCGCGGTCCGGGGCCGGCACCTGCTCAACGCCGAGGCAGCGTGGGCCTACGACTCGGGTCCGAGCGGTGCCGGCGAGCCCGGTCCCGAGTTCGCGCGGGCGCACGGCTTCGCCCTCGGCCTCGGTGACGTGAAGCGGCGTCTCGAGCTGCCTGTCGCCGCCGGGCTGCTCGACCAGGTGGCGGCCGAGGTGGCGCCGCACCACGCGGCGTACGAGCTGAGGTCCTGGGTGGGACCGGTGCCGGACGAGCTGGTGACGGGGTGGGCGACGCTGGACGCGTCCCTGGTGACCGAGGCTCCGACGGGCGAGCTTCTACGCGAGCCCGAGGCCGTCGACCCGGCCGTGGTCCGGGAGGGCGAGGCGATGCTCGCCCGGCAGGGACGCACGAAGTTCAACTCCGTGGCGCTCGACGCCGACGGCGAGGTGGTCGCGTACTCCGACCTCGTCACCACCGTGCACGAGCCCGGACGCGCCTACCAGTGGGGCACGCTGGTCCGCAGTGATGCTCGCGGCCACCGGCTGGGGCTGGCGGTCAAGGTCGCCAACCTGCGGCAGCTCCAGGAGCGGCGTCCAGACATCCGCGAGCTGATCACCTACAACGCCGAGGTCAACGCCCACATGATCGGTGTGAACGAGCGGCTCGGGTTCATCCCGGTGGCCCGGCTCGGGGAGTTCCAGAAGCGGACGTGA
- a CDS encoding MarR family winged helix-turn-helix transcriptional regulator produces MTDHEDWTDRHVARWRDHWIDVAFEDDVEAIVVRIGRLRHYFKQTTQQALVEVGLQDFEYDTLHHLMIRDTPGLASPSALAADLGISNAGMTGRLDALEKAGWVQRSADADDRRRVSIEITRSGAAIWRRAMSLRGRAEDEVVHALDPEERATLAALLKKMTLVTEIDSSGPSSAVSG; encoded by the coding sequence GTGACCGACCACGAGGACTGGACCGACCGGCACGTCGCGCGCTGGCGGGACCACTGGATCGACGTCGCGTTCGAGGACGACGTCGAGGCGATCGTGGTGCGGATCGGCCGGCTGCGGCACTACTTCAAGCAGACCACGCAGCAGGCGCTCGTCGAGGTCGGGCTCCAGGACTTCGAGTACGACACCCTGCACCACCTGATGATCCGCGACACGCCCGGCCTGGCCAGCCCCTCGGCCCTGGCGGCGGACCTCGGGATCAGCAACGCCGGCATGACCGGGCGCCTCGACGCACTGGAGAAGGCGGGCTGGGTCCAGCGCAGCGCCGATGCCGACGACCGGCGCCGGGTGAGCATCGAGATCACCAGGTCCGGGGCGGCGATCTGGCGGCGGGCGATGAGCCTGCGCGGCAGGGCCGAGGACGAGGTCGTGCACGCCCTCGACCCCGAGGAACGCGCGACGCTGGCGGCGCTGCTCAAGAAGATGACCCTGGTGACCGAGATCGATTCTTCTGGCCCGTCCAGCGCCGTCTCAGGTTGA
- a CDS encoding phosphatase PAP2 family protein, giving the protein MTRGAEEDEHELTTTARPLPYPRTRRKVRVLAMLGYAALLLLWSETLGIPNDTIGVFLWLWLGTVAWNIEANPRYHLNFLKDWWIPVAGLVIYFFTRGLTDELGLPVHVYMPIHFDEWIGFGETPTERLQHALCGDPCLRSSEPRWYDVLFTTVYATHFVTGLTIAAVLWVRNRAEWIKWMRRYVIINFGALVVYIAYPMAPPWMASEEGWLHADVTRITGRGWHDIGLGRMDVVLQGVGNPVAAMPSLHAGITFLIAIYGIQRLRTPWRWLLVLYPLLMCTTLVYYAEHYVVDVLAGALLAVIVLVGCQLWESSRDRVRTVSPRSTSPTG; this is encoded by the coding sequence ATGACCCGGGGAGCTGAGGAGGACGAGCACGAGCTCACCACCACCGCCCGGCCGCTCCCCTACCCGCGCACCCGGCGCAAGGTCCGCGTGCTCGCGATGCTCGGGTACGCCGCCCTGCTGCTGCTGTGGTCGGAGACGCTGGGCATCCCCAACGACACCATCGGCGTCTTCCTCTGGCTGTGGCTCGGCACGGTCGCGTGGAACATCGAGGCCAACCCGCGCTACCACCTGAACTTCCTCAAGGACTGGTGGATCCCGGTCGCCGGCCTGGTCATCTACTTCTTCACCCGCGGGCTGACCGACGAGCTCGGCCTGCCGGTGCACGTCTACATGCCGATCCACTTCGACGAGTGGATCGGCTTCGGCGAGACCCCGACCGAGCGCCTGCAGCACGCGCTGTGCGGCGACCCGTGCCTGCGGTCGAGCGAGCCGCGCTGGTACGACGTGCTCTTCACGACCGTCTACGCGACCCACTTCGTCACCGGCCTGACGATCGCCGCGGTGCTCTGGGTGCGCAACCGCGCCGAGTGGATCAAGTGGATGCGGCGCTACGTGATCATCAACTTCGGCGCCCTGGTCGTCTACATCGCCTACCCGATGGCGCCGCCGTGGATGGCCTCCGAGGAGGGCTGGCTGCACGCCGACGTCACCCGGATCACCGGCCGCGGCTGGCACGACATCGGGCTGGGCCGGATGGACGTCGTGCTCCAAGGGGTCGGCAACCCGGTCGCGGCGATGCCCTCGCTGCACGCCGGCATCACGTTCCTGATCGCGATCTACGGCATCCAGCGGCTGCGCACCCCGTGGCGCTGGCTGCTCGTGCTCTACCCGCTGCTGATGTGCACGACGCTGGTCTACTACGCCGAGCACTACGTGGTCGACGTGCTCGCGGGCGCGCTGCTCGCGGTCATCGTGCTGGTCGGCTGCCAGCTCTGGGAGAGCAGCCGGGACCGGGTCCGGACCGTCAGTCCTCGGTCGACCTCGCCCACAGGTTGA
- a CDS encoding S1C family serine protease has translation MSDDQGQEPTTPLGPQNPQNPYFSYPAPQGPPPAAPPSQPYGAAAPVTETLPVQKRPRRTGLAAAVVATALVVGGAAGVGGAAAWNAYDDNGSDNAGGPGDRQTSQVVDTPDSPAAEGSVEQVAAKVLPSVVKINVSGSQGSGSGSGIILSSDGEILTNNHVAAIAGDGGTMSVAFNDGSTAKATIVGTDPLTDTAVVKAEGVSGLTPATIGKSGDLKVGESVVAIGSPFGLESTVTSGIVSALNRPVDVGSDSDGNSTTYPAIQTDAAINPGNSGGALVDLDGNVVGINSSIRTASSSESEAGSIGLGFAIPMDEVMPIVDQMSKGETPTHARLGISVSPVASKDGAEVTQGAQVQEVSNGSTAANAGLAKGDVITKVDDQLIVDADSLVATIRSYRPGDKVTVTYLHDGDSKTTTLTLDSDADTSKS, from the coding sequence ATGAGTGACGACCAGGGCCAGGAGCCGACGACACCGCTGGGCCCGCAGAACCCGCAGAACCCGTACTTCTCGTACCCCGCACCGCAGGGTCCGCCCCCGGCCGCTCCCCCGTCGCAGCCGTACGGCGCGGCCGCTCCCGTGACCGAGACCCTCCCGGTCCAGAAGCGCCCTCGGCGTACCGGCCTGGCCGCCGCGGTCGTCGCGACCGCGCTCGTCGTCGGCGGCGCCGCCGGTGTCGGCGGCGCGGCCGCCTGGAACGCCTACGACGACAACGGCTCCGACAACGCCGGCGGCCCCGGCGACCGGCAGACCTCGCAGGTCGTCGACACCCCCGACTCCCCCGCGGCCGAGGGCTCGGTGGAGCAGGTCGCGGCGAAGGTGCTGCCGTCGGTCGTCAAGATCAACGTCTCCGGCTCGCAGGGCTCGGGCTCCGGGTCCGGCATCATCCTGAGCTCGGACGGCGAGATCCTCACCAACAACCACGTCGCGGCCATCGCCGGCGACGGCGGCACGATGAGCGTCGCGTTCAACGACGGCTCCACCGCCAAGGCGACCATCGTCGGCACCGACCCGCTGACCGACACGGCCGTGGTCAAGGCCGAGGGCGTCTCGGGCCTGACCCCGGCGACCATCGGCAAGTCCGGCGACCTCAAGGTCGGCGAGAGCGTGGTGGCGATCGGTTCGCCGTTCGGGCTCGAGTCCACCGTGACGAGCGGCATCGTGAGTGCGCTCAACCGCCCGGTGGACGTCGGCTCCGACTCCGACGGCAACAGCACGACGTACCCGGCGATCCAGACCGACGCCGCCATCAACCCCGGCAACAGCGGCGGCGCGCTCGTCGACCTGGACGGCAACGTGGTCGGCATCAACTCGTCGATCCGCACGGCCAGCTCGTCGGAGAGCGAGGCCGGCTCGATCGGCCTCGGCTTCGCGATCCCGATGGACGAGGTCATGCCGATCGTGGACCAGATGAGCAAGGGCGAGACCCCGACCCACGCCCGCCTGGGCATCTCGGTCTCCCCGGTGGCCAGCAAGGACGGGGCCGAGGTCACCCAGGGCGCTCAGGTGCAGGAAGTCAGCAACGGCTCCACCGCCGCCAACGCCGGCCTGGCCAAGGGCGACGTGATCACCAAGGTCGACGACCAGCTGATCGTCGACGCCGACTCGCTCGTCGCGACGATCCGCTCCTACCGCCCGGGCGACAAGGTCACCGTCACCTACCTGCACGACGGCGACTCGAAGACCACGACGCTCACGCTCGACTCGGACGCCGACACGTCGAAGTCCTGA
- a CDS encoding TetR/AcrR family transcriptional regulator encodes MPVVSESSPSPDARTRLARAAVEAFATRGFHGTTTRDISTAAGMSPAALYVHHRSKEELLFELSRVGHLRVLEMVRESVAGSDDPVEQLGILVEDFVRDHAVVHTGARVINYELAALSEEHLAEIVAIRHEIDLVVRDVIDRGVAAGVFHTPDAHMTALAVLSLGIDVARWFRDEGRWTPDQVAVHYRLLALRMAGSVA; translated from the coding sequence ATGCCTGTCGTGAGCGAGTCCAGCCCGTCTCCTGATGCCCGGACCCGGCTGGCGCGCGCCGCGGTGGAGGCGTTCGCGACCCGGGGCTTCCACGGGACCACGACGCGCGACATCTCGACGGCGGCCGGGATGAGCCCCGCCGCGCTCTACGTGCACCACCGCTCCAAGGAGGAGCTGCTCTTCGAGCTCTCCCGGGTCGGCCACCTGCGGGTGCTCGAGATGGTGCGGGAGTCGGTGGCCGGCTCCGACGACCCGGTGGAGCAGCTCGGCATCCTGGTCGAGGACTTCGTCCGTGACCACGCGGTCGTCCACACCGGCGCGCGGGTGATCAACTACGAGCTCGCCGCGCTCAGCGAGGAGCACCTCGCCGAGATCGTGGCCATCCGGCACGAGATCGACCTGGTCGTCCGGGACGTCATCGACCGCGGCGTCGCGGCCGGCGTCTTCCACACCCCCGACGCGCACATGACCGCGCTCGCGGTGCTCTCGCTCGGGATCGACGTCGCCCGGTGGTTCCGCGACGAGGGCCGCTGGACGCCGGACCAGGTGGCGGTGCACTACAGGCTGCTCGCGCTGCGAATGGCAGGATCGGTCGCATGA
- a CDS encoding SDR family oxidoreductase has translation MQGLDGKVAIVTGASRGIGLGIAQRLVDEGARVCVTARKPEALDEAVAALGGPDHAIAVAGKADDPEHRADAVRRTIEAFGSLDFLVNNAGINPVAGPLIEIDLGAARKIVEVNALGALAWAQEVHRAWMGEHGGAIVNISSVSGVKPAPGISMYGASKAMMISLTESLAVELGPAIRVNAVAPAVVKTQFASLLFEGREEEVSQAYPLKRLGVPEDVAGSVAFLLSDDAAWLTGQTIVLDGGVTLAGGV, from the coding sequence GTGCAGGGACTCGACGGCAAGGTCGCGATCGTGACCGGAGCCAGCCGTGGCATCGGGCTGGGCATCGCCCAGCGCCTGGTCGACGAGGGCGCGCGCGTGTGCGTCACGGCCCGCAAGCCCGAGGCGCTGGACGAGGCGGTCGCCGCGCTCGGCGGCCCCGACCACGCGATCGCCGTCGCGGGCAAGGCCGACGACCCGGAGCACCGCGCCGACGCCGTACGCCGCACCATCGAGGCCTTCGGCAGCCTCGACTTCCTCGTCAACAACGCCGGGATCAACCCGGTCGCCGGGCCGCTGATCGAGATCGACCTCGGTGCGGCCCGCAAGATCGTCGAGGTCAACGCCCTCGGCGCGCTCGCCTGGGCCCAGGAGGTCCATCGCGCCTGGATGGGCGAGCACGGCGGCGCCATCGTCAACATCTCCTCGGTCTCCGGCGTCAAGCCCGCTCCCGGCATCTCGATGTACGGCGCCTCCAAGGCGATGATGATCAGCCTCACTGAGTCGCTCGCCGTCGAGCTCGGCCCGGCCATCCGGGTCAACGCGGTCGCGCCGGCGGTGGTGAAGACCCAGTTCGCCAGCCTGCTCTTCGAGGGCCGCGAGGAGGAGGTCTCCCAGGCCTACCCGCTCAAGCGGCTCGGGGTCCCCGAGGACGTCGCGGGCTCGGTCGCCTTCCTGCTCTCGGACGACGCCGCCTGGCTCACCGGGCAGACGATCGTGCTCGACGGCGGCGTCACCCTGGCCGGCGGCGTCTGA
- a CDS encoding MFS transporter, translated as MNDRLSAFRYRDFRYLVAGTASSSLGNSVTPIALAFAVLDLGGSATDLGLVVGAFALADVITVLFGGVLGDRLPRKLMMEGSAAGSALTQAFLATSLIVGFGTIPMLGIVGALNGCLSALSQPSSRAMTRETVPPEHLPSAVAGRSLLQTGAATVGYAVGGVLVALAGSGWAIGVDALTFAVAAYCYSRLRVPHTRPEGPRASMLADLGDGAREVLSHPWLWLLIGQAMLYHLFYGGAQTVLGPIVVGDELGRSAWGLAMAVLMSGFVVGGLVCLRWRPRRSLLIGTMLLSLTALFPIAMAVSDQLWIVLLGAFLHGFGLQVFDVFWDLSIQQNVAPDKLARVYSFDAVGSFVARPLGLALTGPIAVLVGYQEWLLVVGCVMGVSALLALTSSDVRRLTRDAPTEAAGEPVSA; from the coding sequence GTGAACGACCGCCTCTCCGCCTTCCGCTACCGGGACTTCCGGTACCTCGTCGCAGGCACGGCGTCCAGCTCGCTCGGCAACTCGGTCACCCCGATCGCGCTCGCCTTCGCCGTGCTGGACCTCGGCGGCTCGGCCACGGACCTCGGACTGGTCGTCGGCGCGTTCGCGCTGGCCGACGTGATCACGGTGCTCTTCGGCGGCGTGCTCGGCGACCGCCTGCCGCGCAAGCTGATGATGGAGGGCTCCGCCGCGGGCAGCGCGCTGACCCAGGCCTTCCTCGCGACGTCGCTGATCGTCGGCTTCGGCACCATCCCGATGCTCGGCATCGTCGGCGCGCTCAACGGCTGCCTGTCCGCGCTCAGCCAGCCGTCGTCGCGGGCGATGACCCGCGAGACGGTCCCGCCCGAGCACCTGCCCTCCGCGGTCGCGGGCCGATCGCTCCTCCAGACGGGTGCCGCGACCGTCGGGTACGCCGTCGGCGGCGTCCTGGTCGCTCTCGCCGGGTCGGGCTGGGCGATCGGGGTGGACGCACTGACCTTCGCCGTCGCGGCGTACTGCTACTCCCGCCTGCGGGTCCCGCACACGCGCCCGGAAGGGCCGCGGGCGTCGATGCTCGCCGACCTCGGCGACGGCGCGCGCGAGGTGCTCTCGCACCCGTGGCTGTGGTTGCTCATCGGGCAGGCGATGCTCTACCACCTCTTCTACGGCGGCGCGCAGACCGTGCTCGGCCCGATCGTGGTCGGCGACGAGCTCGGCCGCTCCGCCTGGGGTCTCGCGATGGCCGTCCTGATGTCCGGCTTCGTGGTCGGCGGCCTGGTCTGCCTGCGCTGGCGCCCGCGTCGCAGCCTGCTGATCGGGACGATGCTGCTCAGCCTGACCGCGCTCTTCCCGATCGCGATGGCGGTGTCCGACCAGCTCTGGATCGTCCTGCTCGGCGCGTTCCTGCACGGGTTCGGGCTCCAGGTCTTCGACGTCTTCTGGGACCTGTCCATCCAGCAGAACGTCGCCCCCGACAAGCTCGCGCGGGTCTACTCCTTCGACGCCGTCGGCTCGTTCGTCGCCCGCCCGCTCGGTCTGGCGCTCACCGGCCCGATCGCCGTGCTGGTCGGCTACCAGGAGTGGCTGCTCGTCGTCGGCTGCGTCATGGGCGTCTCGGCGCTGCTGGCGCTGACCTCCTCCGACGTACGCCGGCTCACCCGCGACGCGCCCACGGAGGCGGCCGGCGAGCCCGTCTCCGCCTGA
- a CDS encoding ABC-F family ATP-binding cassette domain-containing protein, whose product MGHVDVAGVRYELPDGRVLLDDVSFRVGEGAKVALVGANGAGKTTLLRIITGDLAPHGGAITRSGGLGVMRQAVGAALGDDPTVGDLLLSVSPPRVRAAAAEVDRYELALMETDDEQTQMAYAHALSEFADAGGYDIEVTWDVCTMAALALPYDRARYRTLSTLSGGEQKRLVLELLLRGPDEVLLLDEPDNYLDVPGKIWLEGRIRESDKTILMISHDRELLDNTATRVVTVELGAAGNTVWTHPGGFSSYHEARRDRFLRFEELRKRWDEEHAKLKQLVLHYKIKSEYNDGMASQYRAAQTRLRKFEEAGPPTEQPREQQVTMRLTGGRTGKRAVVCENLELTGLMKPFDLEVWYGERVAVLGSNGSGKSHFLRLLAAGGSDPDVEHRPVGDVAIKPVPHTGKAKLGARVRPGWFVQTHEHPELIGRTLLEVLHRGDGSPHGRSGMGREQAARVLDRYELAHAGEQRFESLSGGQQARFQILLLELSGATLLLLDEPTDNLDVQSAEALEEGLAAFDGTVLAVTHDRWFARGFDRFLVYGADGEVYESDGPVWDEGRVQRSR is encoded by the coding sequence GTGGGACACGTGGATGTGGCAGGGGTGCGCTACGAGCTGCCGGACGGCAGGGTGCTGCTCGACGACGTGTCCTTCCGGGTCGGCGAGGGGGCCAAGGTCGCTCTCGTGGGCGCGAACGGCGCCGGGAAGACGACCCTCCTGCGGATCATCACCGGCGACCTGGCGCCGCACGGCGGTGCGATCACCCGCTCGGGAGGCCTCGGGGTGATGCGGCAGGCCGTCGGCGCCGCTCTCGGCGACGACCCCACGGTCGGCGACCTCCTGCTCAGCGTCTCACCGCCGCGGGTCCGCGCGGCCGCCGCTGAGGTCGACCGCTACGAGCTGGCGCTGATGGAGACCGACGACGAGCAGACCCAGATGGCCTACGCCCACGCGCTCTCCGAGTTCGCGGACGCCGGCGGCTACGACATCGAGGTCACCTGGGACGTCTGCACGATGGCCGCGCTCGCGCTGCCCTACGACCGCGCTCGCTACCGGACCCTCAGCACGCTCTCCGGCGGTGAGCAGAAGCGCCTGGTGCTCGAGCTGCTGCTCCGCGGGCCCGACGAGGTGCTGCTGCTCGACGAGCCCGACAACTACCTCGACGTCCCCGGCAAGATCTGGCTCGAGGGCCGGATCCGCGAGTCGGACAAGACGATCCTGATGATCAGCCACGACCGCGAGCTGCTCGACAACACCGCGACCCGGGTGGTCACGGTCGAGCTCGGCGCGGCGGGCAACACGGTGTGGACCCACCCCGGCGGCTTCTCGTCGTACCACGAGGCGCGGCGCGACCGGTTCCTCCGCTTCGAGGAGCTCCGCAAGCGCTGGGACGAGGAGCACGCCAAGCTCAAGCAGCTGGTGCTGCACTACAAGATCAAGTCGGAGTACAACGACGGCATGGCGTCGCAGTACCGCGCCGCCCAGACCCGGCTGCGCAAGTTCGAGGAGGCCGGCCCGCCCACCGAGCAGCCGCGCGAGCAGCAGGTGACGATGCGCCTCACGGGCGGGCGCACCGGCAAGCGCGCCGTCGTCTGCGAGAACCTCGAGCTCACCGGCCTGATGAAGCCGTTCGACCTCGAGGTCTGGTACGGCGAGCGCGTGGCCGTCCTCGGGTCCAACGGCTCGGGCAAGTCGCACTTCCTCCGGCTGCTGGCGGCCGGCGGCAGCGACCCGGACGTCGAGCACCGCCCCGTCGGGGACGTCGCGATCAAGCCCGTGCCGCACACAGGCAAGGCCAAGCTAGGCGCGCGGGTCCGGCCGGGCTGGTTCGTGCAGACCCACGAGCACCCCGAGCTGATCGGTCGCACGCTGCTGGAGGTCCTGCACCGCGGGGACGGCTCGCCGCACGGCCGCTCCGGCATGGGCCGCGAGCAGGCGGCCCGCGTCCTCGACCGCTACGAGCTGGCGCACGCCGGCGAGCAGCGCTTCGAGTCGCTGAGCGGCGGTCAGCAGGCCCGCTTCCAGATCCTGCTGCTCGAGCTGTCCGGCGCCACCCTGCTGCTGCTCGACGAGCCGACCGACAACCTCGACGTGCAGTCCGCCGAGGCGCTGGAGGAGGGGCTCGCCGCCTTCGACGGCACCGTGCTCGCGGTCACCCACGACCGGTGGTTCGCCCGTGGCTTCGACCGGTTCCTGGTCTACGGCGCGGACGGCGAGGTCTACGAGTCCGACGGTCCGGTCTGGGACGAGGGCCGGGTCCAGCGGTCCCGATGA
- the mgrA gene encoding L-glyceraldehyde 3-phosphate reductase, whose product MTYEAAENRYDPSTGMSYRHTGRSGLQLPVISLGLWQNFGTDRPEETQRAILRRAFDRGVTHFDLANNYGPPYGRAEENFGRYLKDDFAPYRDELVISSKAGYDMWPGPYGQGGGSRKYVLASLDQSLGRMGLEYVDIFYSHRFDPDTPVEETMMALDHAVRQGKALYAGISSYSAAKTNEAASIARDLGTPLLIHQPSYSMLNRWIEEDLLDELEQQGMGCIVFSPLAQGLLTDRYLDGVPADSRAAREGSSLGDDHLAESKLRHVRRLNEIAQGRGQKLAQLALQWAVRDPRVTSAVIGASSVEQLDANLDALAFPDLTDEELRAIDEDAVEAGINLWARSTED is encoded by the coding sequence ATGACGTACGAAGCCGCCGAGAACCGTTACGACCCGTCGACCGGGATGTCCTACCGCCACACCGGGCGCAGCGGACTCCAGCTGCCGGTGATCTCGCTGGGGCTGTGGCAGAACTTCGGCACCGACCGGCCCGAGGAGACCCAGCGCGCGATCCTGCGCCGGGCCTTCGACCGCGGCGTGACCCACTTCGACCTGGCCAACAACTACGGCCCGCCGTACGGCCGCGCGGAGGAGAACTTCGGGCGCTACCTCAAGGACGACTTCGCGCCCTACCGCGACGAGCTGGTGATCTCCAGCAAGGCCGGCTACGACATGTGGCCGGGTCCCTACGGCCAGGGCGGCGGCTCGCGGAAGTACGTGCTCGCCTCGCTCGACCAATCACTGGGCCGGATGGGCCTGGAGTACGTCGACATCTTCTACAGCCACCGCTTCGACCCGGACACGCCCGTCGAGGAGACGATGATGGCCCTGGACCACGCCGTGCGGCAGGGCAAGGCGCTGTACGCCGGGATCTCGTCCTACTCCGCGGCGAAGACCAACGAGGCGGCGTCGATCGCCCGCGACCTCGGCACGCCGCTGCTGATCCACCAGCCGTCGTACTCGATGCTCAACCGCTGGATCGAGGAGGACCTCCTCGACGAGCTCGAGCAGCAGGGGATGGGCTGCATCGTCTTCTCGCCGCTGGCGCAGGGGCTGCTGACCGACCGCTACCTCGACGGGGTGCCGGCCGACTCCCGCGCCGCGCGCGAGGGCTCCAGCCTCGGCGACGACCACCTCGCGGAGTCCAAGCTGCGACACGTGCGCCGGCTCAACGAGATCGCCCAGGGGCGCGGTCAGAAGCTGGCGCAGCTCGCCCTGCAGTGGGCGGTCCGCGACCCGCGGGTGACCTCCGCGGTCATCGGGGCGTCGAGCGTCGAGCAGCTCGACGCCAACCTCGACGCGCTCGCGTTCCCGGACCTGACGGACGAGGAGCTGCGCGCGATCGACGAGGACGCCGTCGAGGCCGGGATCAACCTGTGGGCGAGGTCGACCGAGGACTGA
- a CDS encoding alpha/beta hydrolase family protein, whose product MTDDTRRRTARLALPLLGLTLAAALLPALSQPATAATPKPVKPVKVVKGDTVPKVTDLGPTSFAKRGPYAVGEVTLNLPTNQAPVEVWYPTKKSDAKGKRIAKYNLIDWLPDFFQSALPKGAAVTYPSGGVRRAPVAPGRFPLVVFSHGFAGYRDQSSFLTAYLASWGFVVAAPDHHSRDLTKVLGGPAGTTTDVEDLQQTITLMRAQDRVRKGRFAGHVDTLLVGAVGHSAGGGAVQEFAAADRRVTTFVGLAPATREGKQPRQPGLFMAGTSDGIISSDKIVAAYDNLRSPKRLVLVGGGHHAFSDLCEVGSAEGGLLEVAEMLHVPVSDSLKQLATDGCEPPALPPTKAWPAIRQTVVAQLRHVFGFDRSLKGLRGLKAAFPGVVEGSRAD is encoded by the coding sequence GTGACCGACGACACACGACGCCGCACGGCCCGTCTCGCCCTGCCCCTCCTGGGTCTGACCCTCGCCGCCGCTCTCCTCCCCGCCCTGTCCCAGCCCGCGACGGCCGCGACCCCCAAGCCGGTCAAGCCGGTCAAGGTGGTCAAGGGGGACACCGTCCCAAAGGTGACGGACCTCGGTCCGACCAGCTTCGCCAAGCGCGGGCCGTACGCCGTCGGCGAGGTCACCCTGAACCTGCCGACCAACCAGGCACCGGTGGAGGTCTGGTACCCGACCAAGAAGTCGGACGCCAAGGGCAAGCGGATCGCGAAGTACAACCTCATCGACTGGCTGCCCGACTTCTTCCAGAGCGCCCTGCCGAAGGGCGCGGCGGTGACCTACCCGAGCGGCGGCGTACGGCGGGCTCCGGTCGCGCCCGGCCGCTTCCCGCTGGTCGTCTTCAGCCACGGGTTCGCCGGCTACCGCGACCAGTCGTCGTTCCTGACGGCGTACCTCGCCTCGTGGGGCTTCGTCGTCGCGGCGCCCGACCACCACAGCCGCGACCTGACGAAGGTCCTCGGCGGCCCGGCCGGCACCACCACGGACGTCGAGGACCTCCAGCAGACGATCACCCTGATGAGGGCCCAGGACCGGGTGCGGAAGGGCCGGTTCGCGGGGCACGTCGACACCTTGCTGGTCGGCGCGGTCGGCCACTCGGCGGGCGGAGGTGCCGTGCAGGAGTTCGCGGCCGCGGACCGCCGGGTCACCACGTTCGTGGGACTGGCCCCGGCGACCCGCGAGGGCAAGCAGCCCCGCCAGCCCGGTCTGTTCATGGCCGGCACGTCCGACGGGATCATCTCGAGCGACAAGATCGTCGCGGCGTACGACAACCTCAGGTCACCGAAGCGGCTGGTCCTCGTCGGCGGTGGTCACCACGCGTTCAGCGACCTGTGCGAGGTGGGGTCCGCCGAGGGCGGACTGCTCGAGGTGGCCGAGATGCTGCACGTCCCCGTCTCCGACAGCCTCAAGCAGCTGGCCACCGACGGCTGCGAGCCGCCGGCGCTCCCGCCGACGAAGGCCTGGCCCGCGATCCGGCAGACCGTCGTTGCGCAGCTGCGGCACGTGTTCGGCTTCGACCGCTCGCTCAAGGGGCTGCGCGGCCTGAAGGCGGCGTTCCCGGGCGTCGTCGAGGGGAGCCGCGCCGACTAG